The following proteins are co-located in the Callithrix jacchus isolate 240 chromosome 10, calJac240_pri, whole genome shotgun sequence genome:
- the OR52H1 gene encoding olfactory receptor 52H1: protein MIIFNLSSYNPGTFILVGIPGLEQFHVWIGILFCIIYIVAVVGNCILLYLIAVEHSLHEPMFFFLSMLAMTDLILSTAGVPKTLSIFWLGARDITFPGCLTQMFFLHYSFVLDSAILMAMAFDRYVAICSPLRYTTILTPKTIIKIAMGISFRSFCIILPDVFLLTRLPFCRTRIIPHTYCEHIGVARLACADISINIWYGFCVPIMTVISDVILIALSYTLIFCAVFRLPSQDARQKALSTCGSHVCVILMFYTPAFFSILAHRFGHNVSRSFHIMFANLYIVIPPALNPIVYGVKTKQMRDKVILLFSTKGTG from the coding sequence ATGATCATTTTCAACCTGAGCAGTTACAATCCAGGAACCTTCATTCTGGTAGGGATCCCAGGCCTGGAGCAATTCCACGTGTGGATTGGGATTCTTTTTTGTATCATCTACATTGTAGCTGTTGTGGGAAACTGCATCCTTCTCTACCTCATTGCAGTGGAGCATAGTCTTCACGAACCcatgttcttctttctctccatgcTGGCCATGACTGACCTCATCCTGTCCACAGCTGGTGTGCCTAAAACGCTCAGTATCTTTTGGCTGGGGGCTCGAGATATCACATTCCCAGGATGCCTTACACAAATGTTCTTCCTTCACTATAGCTTTGTCCTAGATTCAGCCATTCTGATGGCCATGGCATTTGATCGTTATGTAGCCATCTGTTCTCCCTTGAGATATACCACCATCTTGACTCCCAAGACCATCATCAAGATTGCTATGGGCATCTCCTTCCGAAGCTTCTGCATCATCCTGCCAGATGTATTCTTGCTGACACGCCTGCCTTTCTGCAGGACACGCATCATACCCCACACATACTGTGAGCACATAGGTGTTGCCCGGCTCGCCTGTGCTGATATCTCCATCAACATCTGGTATGGCTTTTGTGTTCCCATCATGACAGTCATCTCGGATGTGATTCTCATTGCTCTTTCCTACACCCTCATCTTCTGTGCTGTCTTTCGCCTTCCTTCCCAAGATGCCCGCCAGAAAGCTCTCAGCACTTGTGGTTCTCATGTCTGTGTCATCCTCATGTTTTATACACCTGCCTTCTTCTCCATCCTTGCCCATCGCTTTGGACACAATGTCTCTCGCAGCTTCCACATAATGTTTGCCAATCTCTACATTGTTATCCCACCTGCACTCAACCCTATTGTTTATGGAGTGAAGACCAAGCAGATGAGAGATAAGGTTATACTTTTGTTTTCTACTAAGGGTACAGGATGA